In Luteitalea sp. TBR-22, one genomic interval encodes:
- a CDS encoding S9 family peptidase, which yields MAASDRRDLPFPIRNAQGERLDVAYQPAAGAAGDAPPRAVVVIGHGVTSHWDRPWQTELAEALAGAGLASVLVSFAGNGRSEGRFEDVTPTKEAADLGSVLDALQAWGVERLAYAGHSMGGAVGVLRAASDDRLAALVSLAGMFHVRDFMQRTFGHLVPGEGLMLDKPGCIWNRTLQADAERIGSLHAQAAAVRIPWLLVHGEADELVPFVDAIDARAAAGGRPDLVALPGVDHRFTDAIADMCAAVVPWLSARLPTVVG from the coding sequence TTGGCCGCTTCTGATCGACGCGATCTGCCGTTCCCGATCCGCAACGCGCAGGGCGAGCGTCTCGACGTGGCGTACCAGCCCGCGGCAGGCGCCGCGGGCGACGCCCCGCCGCGGGCCGTCGTGGTCATCGGCCACGGCGTGACGTCGCACTGGGATCGGCCATGGCAGACCGAGCTCGCCGAGGCGCTCGCCGGGGCAGGGCTTGCGTCCGTGCTCGTGTCGTTCGCGGGCAACGGCAGGTCCGAGGGACGCTTCGAGGACGTGACGCCCACCAAGGAAGCCGCCGACCTCGGCAGCGTGCTCGACGCCCTGCAGGCGTGGGGCGTCGAGCGCCTCGCCTACGCCGGCCACAGCATGGGCGGTGCGGTGGGGGTGTTGCGGGCGGCCAGCGATGATCGTCTCGCGGCGCTGGTCTCGCTGGCCGGCATGTTCCACGTGCGCGACTTCATGCAGCGCACGTTCGGCCACCTCGTCCCGGGAGAGGGCCTCATGCTCGACAAGCCCGGCTGCATCTGGAATCGCACGCTGCAGGCCGACGCCGAGCGGATCGGGTCGTTGCACGCGCAAGCCGCCGCCGTGCGCATCCCGTGGCTGCTGGTGCACGGGGAGGCCGACGAACTCGTGCCCTTCGTCGATGCGATCGACGCGCGCGCCGCCGCTGGTGGCCGCCCGGATCTGGTCGCGCTGCCCGGCGTCGATCACCGCTTCACGGACGCCATTGCCGACATGTGCGCGGCCGTGGTCCCCTGGCTGTCGGCGCGCCTGCCGACGGTCGTCGGCTAG